From Meiothermus sp., a single genomic window includes:
- a CDS encoding metal ABC transporter solute-binding protein, Zn/Mn family, translating to MNGRFLFMALLLSLAPVAAAQGKMAQLQPVQQTPVRVVTTVNFVTDLVQQVGGSRVRVTGLMGAGVDPHLYKASAGDVRKLLQAHLIFYAGLHLEGKMVELLERLPKAIAVTDAIPRGRLIQPAGGFQGQYAYDPHVWFDVSLWRLTIGQVRDALSKVDPAGTAYYQANAEAYSKRLAQLEAFIRREIARVPPQQRVLITAHDAFAYLGRAYGLEVRGLQGLSTVSEAGTRNVQELADFIVQRKIHAIFVESSVPRRPIEAVVAAVRARGWNVAIGGELFSDAAGSPGTPEGTYVGMMEHNIRTIVNGLLGRQL from the coding sequence ATGAACGGTAGATTTCTCTTTATGGCCCTCCTGCTGAGCCTTGCCCCCGTGGCTGCCGCGCAAGGCAAAATGGCCCAGCTCCAGCCGGTGCAACAGACCCCCGTTCGGGTGGTGACTACAGTTAACTTTGTCACCGATCTGGTGCAGCAAGTCGGGGGCAGCCGCGTGCGGGTGACGGGCCTGATGGGGGCTGGGGTAGACCCCCACCTCTACAAAGCTTCGGCGGGAGACGTGCGTAAGTTGCTGCAAGCCCATCTGATTTTCTATGCCGGGCTCCACTTAGAAGGCAAAATGGTAGAGCTTCTGGAACGGCTGCCCAAAGCCATTGCGGTTACGGATGCCATTCCGCGCGGGCGCCTAATCCAACCTGCTGGAGGCTTTCAGGGCCAGTACGCCTACGACCCCCACGTCTGGTTCGACGTAAGCCTCTGGAGGCTCACCATAGGCCAGGTGCGCGATGCTTTGAGCAAGGTAGACCCGGCGGGGACAGCCTACTACCAGGCCAATGCCGAGGCCTACAGCAAGCGCTTGGCCCAGCTAGAGGCTTTTATCCGGCGGGAAATCGCCCGGGTTCCACCCCAGCAGCGGGTGCTGATTACCGCCCATGATGCTTTCGCCTACTTAGGACGCGCCTATGGCCTCGAGGTGCGCGGGCTACAAGGCCTTTCGACCGTCTCCGAGGCCGGCACCCGTAACGTGCAAGAGCTGGCCGACTTCATCGTGCAGCGCAAGATTCACGCCATCTTTGTGGAGTCCAGCGTGCCCCGGCGGCCCATCGAGGCGGTGGTGGCCGCCGTGCGGGCCCGGGGTTGGAATGTGGCCATAGGGGGCGAACTCTTCTCCGACGCCGCCGGTAGCCCTGGCACCCCCGAAGGAACCTATGTGGGCATGATGGAACACAACATCCGCACCATCGTGAATGGACTGCTCGGGAGGCAGCTATGA
- the mntR gene encoding manganese-dependent transcriptional regulator MntR: MNRIATRTPLSEAQEDYLKQVLLLGGGGEGGRLEDALPVSTQSLADQMQVRPASVTGMLKKLAELGLVDYEAYRGVRLTRAGYQIALEVLRHHRLIEAYLHQALGYGWEEVHAEAEKLEHHISEAFEQRIAEWLGHPTHDPHGDAIPSAALELPPSSPSHRLTGLAPGASGRVARVATQDQDSLNLLAHLGLKPGAPVQLLEHTLEGSRVWVGQERYLLPNSLAQVLWVRLQGDPDER; the protein is encoded by the coding sequence ATGAACAGAATAGCTACGCGAACGCCCCTTTCTGAAGCACAGGAAGACTATCTGAAGCAGGTGCTGCTGCTGGGCGGCGGGGGCGAGGGGGGTAGGTTGGAGGATGCCCTGCCTGTATCCACCCAATCCCTGGCCGATCAGATGCAGGTTAGGCCCGCCTCGGTTACGGGGATGCTCAAAAAGCTCGCCGAGTTGGGCCTGGTGGACTACGAGGCCTACCGGGGTGTGCGATTGACCAGGGCAGGCTACCAGATAGCGCTGGAAGTGCTCCGTCACCACCGCCTGATCGAGGCCTATTTACATCAGGCCCTGGGCTACGGCTGGGAGGAAGTCCATGCCGAGGCAGAGAAGCTCGAGCACCACATCTCCGAAGCCTTCGAACAGCGCATAGCTGAGTGGCTGGGCCACCCCACCCACGACCCGCACGGCGACGCCATCCCCAGCGCGGCCCTCGAGCTACCTCCAAGCAGCCCCAGTCACCGCCTAACCGGGCTGGCGCCGGGTGCTTCGGGCAGGGTGGCCCGGGTCGCTACGCAGGATCAGGACTCGCTCAACCTTTTGGCCCACCTCGGCCTCAAACCCGGCGCCCCGGTTCAACTGCTGGAACACACCCTCGAGGGCAGCCGCGTCTGGGTCGGCCAAGAGCGCTATTTACTGCCCAACAGCCTGGCCCAGGTGCTGTGGGTGCGGCTCCAAGGAGACCCGGATGAACGGTAG
- a CDS encoding ABC transporter ATP-binding protein translates to MAQAAVPATEVITQPRNALEMRGIYKRFPLVQANQNVDFSVRWGEVHALVGENGAGKSTLMKILYGIQRPDAGEIWVDGVKRTIRDPHDAIALGIGMVHQNFTLVEPFSVLENVILGHEPTTSLGLDMARACHEVEALIQQFEFQLDPSSRVEDLPVGLRQKVEILKALYRRARILILDEPTAVLTPQETDDLFRFLREYAAQGNAAIFISHKLPEVIQVSDRISVMRNGRMIGTIPTAGATLPQIAQMMVGREVELKVEKGPAHPGETVLEVSHLTVAPAKGKPLVREVSFTVRAGEIVGIAGVQGNGQTELIEALAGLRPYTGEVRILGHLMGPGNPRKIRRAGVSHIPEDRNQRGLVMEFTSAENLILGDHSEPPYAGPWGFLNQEVIEQTARQRMEAFDIRPRSTSLSASRFSGGNAQKIIVARELSRNPRLLIAAQPTRGIDIGASEFVHEQIVRARDQGVGVLLVSADLGEIMALSDRILVMYGGQIVGELPAKEATEEKLGLLMAGVQTTPQNAI, encoded by the coding sequence ATGGCCCAGGCCGCGGTTCCCGCAACGGAGGTCATCACTCAGCCGCGCAACGCCCTGGAGATGCGGGGCATCTACAAGCGCTTCCCCTTGGTACAAGCCAACCAGAACGTGGATTTTTCGGTGCGTTGGGGCGAGGTGCATGCTCTGGTGGGCGAAAACGGGGCGGGCAAGTCCACCCTGATGAAAATTCTCTACGGCATCCAGCGCCCCGACGCCGGAGAGATCTGGGTTGATGGGGTGAAGCGCACGATCCGCGACCCCCACGACGCGATTGCCCTGGGTATCGGGATGGTGCACCAGAATTTCACCCTGGTAGAGCCTTTTAGCGTGCTGGAAAACGTCATTCTGGGCCACGAACCCACCACCTCCTTGGGCCTGGACATGGCCAGGGCCTGCCACGAGGTGGAGGCCCTGATTCAGCAGTTTGAGTTTCAGCTCGACCCAAGCAGCCGGGTAGAGGATTTGCCGGTGGGGCTGCGGCAGAAGGTCGAGATTCTAAAAGCCCTCTACCGGCGGGCCCGCATCCTGATTCTGGACGAGCCCACCGCGGTACTCACACCCCAAGAGACCGACGACCTGTTCCGCTTCTTGCGCGAATACGCTGCTCAGGGCAACGCAGCTATCTTTATCTCACACAAGCTGCCCGAGGTGATTCAGGTTTCCGACCGCATCTCGGTCATGCGTAATGGCCGGATGATCGGCACCATTCCCACCGCGGGGGCTACCCTACCCCAGATCGCCCAGATGATGGTGGGGCGGGAAGTAGAGCTCAAGGTGGAAAAAGGCCCGGCCCATCCGGGTGAAACGGTGCTCGAGGTCTCGCACCTGACGGTTGCCCCGGCCAAGGGAAAACCGCTGGTGCGGGAGGTTAGCTTCACCGTGCGGGCGGGCGAAATCGTGGGGATTGCCGGGGTACAGGGCAACGGACAGACCGAGCTTATCGAGGCGCTGGCCGGACTGCGGCCCTACACCGGGGAAGTGCGCATTTTGGGGCACTTGATGGGGCCTGGCAACCCGCGCAAGATACGTCGGGCCGGGGTCTCGCACATTCCCGAAGATCGCAACCAGCGGGGGTTGGTGATGGAATTTACCAGCGCCGAGAACCTGATCCTAGGCGACCATAGCGAACCCCCCTACGCCGGGCCATGGGGTTTCTTGAACCAGGAGGTCATCGAACAAACCGCCCGTCAGCGCATGGAGGCCTTCGATATCCGGCCTCGCTCCACCAGTCTGAGCGCCAGCCGCTTCTCGGGCGGCAACGCGCAGAAAATCATTGTGGCCCGTGAGCTTTCCCGCAACCCCCGGCTGCTGATTGCAGCCCAGCCCACCCGAGGTATCGACATCGGGGCCAGCGAGTTTGTGCACGAGCAAATCGTGCGAGCTCGAGACCAGGGCGTGGGGGTACTCTTGGTCAGCGCCGACCTGGGGGAGATTATGGCCCTGTCAGATCGCATCCTGGTGATGTACGGGGGACAGATTGTGGGCGAACTGCCGGCAAAAGAGGCCACCGAAGAGAAGCTGGGCCTGCTCATGGCCGGGGTACAAACGACACCCCAAAATGCGATTTAG
- a CDS encoding VLRF1 family aeRF1-type release factor yields MLNKAQITYLQETIAAHPAPLLSMYLDVNPANPDNSGKAYVLRAKEAMERLEVPQTLAKKVLERLQHYIPQGRIRALFAAEDLFEDYHLQVELPLLEPLAGVEAHWGPPYLAPLLLALEDYPRYGVVHMDQEHLRLFEVFLGGIEEVADAFRPLDTQSWRYLGEDRTGTPGRSASPATSEVGVPARGGSGKDHFQRRVDEWSQRFFREAGTILQQQMSERGLERLILLGVPEVARQALPRPVAEKVVAALPPLHASMPSAAEILEAVKETLEQVERQEEEALLLQVQEKGVGGLEQILSLLQEGRLQYVLVPWRLQAKVWRCPEGWVGSSPQAAELHCPGQPVEEVELKQVLPELAAQYGTRLEFVRGQAEQRLRDELGGLAGLPRW; encoded by the coding sequence ATGCTGAATAAAGCGCAAATCACCTATCTTCAAGAAACCATCGCAGCGCATCCGGCGCCTTTGCTTTCTATGTACCTCGACGTGAACCCGGCCAACCCCGACAACAGCGGCAAGGCCTACGTGCTGCGGGCCAAGGAAGCCATGGAGCGACTGGAGGTTCCGCAGACCCTGGCCAAGAAGGTGCTCGAGCGCCTGCAGCACTACATTCCCCAGGGCCGTATCCGCGCCCTTTTTGCGGCCGAAGATTTGTTTGAAGACTATCACTTGCAAGTCGAGCTGCCTTTGCTCGAGCCCCTGGCAGGGGTAGAAGCCCACTGGGGTCCGCCCTACCTGGCCCCGCTGCTGCTGGCGCTCGAGGACTACCCGCGCTACGGCGTGGTGCACATGGATCAGGAACACCTGCGGCTTTTTGAGGTCTTCCTGGGCGGGATTGAAGAAGTGGCCGACGCTTTTAGGCCGCTCGACACCCAAAGCTGGCGCTATTTGGGCGAAGACCGCACCGGCACGCCCGGACGCAGCGCCTCGCCCGCGACCAGCGAGGTGGGGGTTCCGGCGCGGGGCGGCTCAGGCAAAGATCACTTCCAGCGGCGGGTGGATGAGTGGAGCCAGCGCTTTTTTCGCGAGGCCGGCACCATTTTGCAGCAGCAGATGAGCGAGCGCGGCCTGGAGCGGCTGATCCTGCTGGGGGTGCCCGAGGTAGCCCGCCAGGCCCTGCCCCGGCCGGTAGCCGAAAAAGTGGTGGCCGCCCTGCCGCCGCTGCACGCCTCGATGCCGAGTGCAGCCGAGATTCTTGAAGCCGTGAAGGAGACCCTCGAGCAGGTCGAGCGGCAGGAAGAAGAAGCCCTGCTCTTGCAGGTGCAGGAGAAGGGGGTGGGGGGCCTCGAGCAAATCTTGAGCCTATTGCAGGAGGGGCGCTTGCAGTATGTGCTGGTACCCTGGCGCCTTCAGGCCAAGGTCTGGCGCTGCCCGGAGGGCTGGGTGGGCAGCAGTCCCCAGGCCGCCGAGCTGCACTGCCCCGGCCAGCCGGTGGAAGAGGTGGAGCTCAAGCAGGTGCTGCCCGAGCTGGCGGCGCAGTACGGTACCCGGCTCGAGTTCGTCCGGGGCCAGGCCGAGCAGCGCCTGCGCGACGAGCTGGGCGGTCTGGCCGGTTTGCCTCGTTGGTAA
- a CDS encoding universal stress protein: MYKRILIPTDGSAPSEAAVKAGLELAKSLGAEATLLYVMEPVMARLLIGPETIPYYPDLTRDLEVAGKQALERAEGFAEYLGVPVQSKLKEGSAAQVIVEEAAEHDLVVMGTHGRTGLDRLLLGSVTQKVLQRSPKPVLVVRMSESHQ; the protein is encoded by the coding sequence ATGTATAAACGCATTCTGATACCCACCGACGGAAGTGCCCCCAGCGAGGCAGCGGTTAAGGCAGGCCTCGAGCTGGCCAAAAGCCTAGGGGCCGAAGCTACCCTGCTGTATGTGATGGAGCCAGTGATGGCCCGTCTTTTGATCGGGCCCGAGACCATCCCCTACTACCCCGATCTGACCCGCGACCTCGAGGTCGCAGGCAAGCAGGCCCTGGAACGGGCCGAGGGGTTTGCAGAGTACCTGGGGGTTCCGGTTCAAAGCAAACTCAAGGAGGGCAGTGCAGCCCAGGTGATTGTGGAGGAGGCGGCCGAACACGACCTGGTGGTAATGGGCACCCACGGACGCACGGGTCTGGATCGGCTTTTGTTGGGCTCGGTAACCCAAAAAGTCTTGCAGCGCAGCCCCAAGCCGGTGCTGGTGGTGCGGATGAGCGAGTCCCACCAATGA
- a CDS encoding universal stress protein: MYKRILLPIDGSPPSERAAAVGLALAKRLLATVVLAHVIEPQRYRDLHDYQEALERARTVGRALLEQWERKAQRQKVSCLTQLTSTEPESRPGVAEALVDVGVAHGCDLVVMGTHGRSGLPRLLLGSVAERLARMAPIPVLLVRGETKTTLFKRILVAIDGSACSELALQHANALAESLRAKLILLHVVPDLTQLYISIGRAWMFADPAQLQAQLAQEQARLREQGAFILREALKHCSNKRARTVLREAGRHLIGEYIREVAEEEKTDLIVLGTHGHTGLRKFLLGSVAEDVAHQARQPILLVRNPALAHPDETHLPSPGER; this comes from the coding sequence ATGTATAAGCGCATCTTGTTGCCCATAGACGGCTCACCCCCCAGCGAGCGCGCGGCAGCGGTAGGACTGGCCCTGGCCAAGCGGCTTTTGGCCACCGTAGTCCTGGCGCACGTAATTGAGCCGCAGCGCTACCGCGACCTGCACGATTATCAGGAGGCGCTCGAGCGGGCTCGCACTGTAGGCCGGGCTTTGCTCGAGCAGTGGGAGCGCAAAGCGCAGCGCCAGAAAGTATCTTGCCTGACCCAACTCACCAGCACCGAGCCAGAAAGCCGCCCAGGGGTGGCCGAAGCCTTGGTAGACGTCGGGGTAGCCCATGGCTGCGACCTGGTGGTGATGGGTACGCATGGCCGCTCGGGTCTGCCTAGGCTCCTGCTGGGGAGCGTGGCCGAGCGGCTGGCCCGTATGGCTCCTATACCCGTTTTGTTGGTGCGGGGCGAGACCAAAACCACCCTTTTTAAGCGCATCCTGGTGGCCATAGACGGCAGCGCCTGTAGCGAACTGGCCCTGCAACACGCCAACGCCCTGGCCGAGAGCCTAAGAGCAAAGTTAATCCTGCTCCATGTGGTGCCCGACCTAACCCAGCTTTACATAAGCATTGGGCGGGCTTGGATGTTTGCCGACCCGGCGCAGCTCCAGGCCCAACTGGCCCAGGAACAAGCCCGCCTGCGCGAGCAGGGCGCGTTCATCCTGCGGGAAGCGCTCAAGCACTGCTCCAACAAGCGGGCCCGCACGGTGCTGCGCGAGGCCGGGCGGCACCTGATCGGCGAGTACATCCGCGAGGTGGCCGAGGAAGAGAAGACCGACCTGATTGTGCTGGGTACCCACGGACATACCGGCTTGCGCAAGTTCTTGTTGGGCAGCGTGGCTGAGGATGTGGCCCATCAGGCCCGCCAACCGATTTTGCTGGTACGCAACCCGGCCTTGGCCCACCCCGACGAGACCCATCTGCCCTCGCCGGGGGAACGCTAA